Proteins encoded by one window of Gordonia jinghuaiqii:
- a CDS encoding DUF6474 family protein, translated as MGLFSSNARTRAQRRAEAKALKTKAKLEAKFDAKHRRKEEKARRKTEHKYFQRELKAERKTAKQLAKSQEKVTKADTKKAAAAAKAAADAKAFSPASVKRYLTVARLVAPILAPIAYRAAVAGRAQLTALQANRAGVSPEVLRQFSGHGAALSARIATTRTALDKVIAQDTSADAKDFVDAMTKRLDNLAIAVDAAETMSAAQRRTAHQSIDDELVAIDADILARLGVRS; from the coding sequence ATGGGATTGTTCTCCTCCAACGCCAGAACTCGCGCTCAACGCAGGGCAGAGGCCAAGGCTCTGAAGACGAAAGCCAAGCTGGAGGCCAAGTTCGACGCCAAGCACCGGCGTAAGGAGGAGAAGGCTCGTCGTAAGACCGAGCACAAGTACTTCCAGCGGGAACTGAAGGCCGAGCGAAAGACCGCCAAGCAGCTTGCCAAGTCGCAGGAGAAGGTGACCAAGGCCGACACCAAGAAGGCAGCCGCGGCGGCCAAGGCCGCTGCCGACGCCAAGGCCTTCAGCCCTGCCAGCGTCAAGCGGTACCTCACGGTCGCGCGGCTGGTGGCCCCGATCCTCGCCCCCATCGCCTATCGCGCCGCGGTGGCGGGACGAGCACAGCTCACCGCATTGCAGGCCAATCGGGCGGGCGTGTCACCGGAGGTGTTGCGGCAGTTCAGCGGTCACGGTGCTGCGCTCTCGGCCCGCATCGCCACCACACGCACCGCGCTGGACAAGGTGATCGCGCAGGACACCAGCGCCGACGCCAAGGACTTCGTCGATGCGATGACCAAGCGCCTGGACAACCTGGCGATAGCCGTCGATGCGGCCGAGACGATGTCGGCGGCGCAGCGCCGAACCGCTCACCAGTCGATCGACGATGAGCTGGTCGCCATCGACGCCGACATCCTCGCGCGGCTCGGCGTGCGTTCCTGA
- a CDS encoding TM0106 family RecB-like putative nuclease — protein sequence MAPVVLSPRDLAGCEHRVALDFAHDRRPGDEPDPPGVQRRKEAAADHRAAVRELLRGVHSDQPGEFVIVDPDASASERVAATLRACDAGARWIWNAALPTDVEHGRRGHAELLVRVGEGYVPVIVVNHRVSQPVKTGLEADGRPPSLVTSPFWAWAPTPDPYRTGRPNRRDNLRLAHLTAMLVEIGRASSSDVADLRGGVIGVDADCIVVHDTGAMLDDYSQVLDRRIAIAEQKVPTEPRRIAECRSCPWWVKCGPELEARRDVSLVATGNQGAALIDAGITTIDQLAEQRGAPPEGWPGGVRFGDAVIGAIAWLTGTELVRRLDTPRVRRADIEVDVDMESYGEHGAYLWGTLRTDTTDPSAPVEYRPFVTWDPLPTRDEARSFAEFWTWLNAERAAAREAGKTFAAYCYSQQAENRWLLGSADRFAGEPGIPSRAEVEAFIASPEWVDIYEAVGENFICPRGKGLKRVAPVAGFNWRDDDASGEASMEWYRDAVALGGGRPDEGQRRRLLEYNEDDVRATKVLREWISDGAATQIPHERDLLAE from the coding sequence GTGGCCCCTGTGGTGTTGTCGCCGCGCGATCTCGCTGGTTGCGAGCATCGCGTAGCGCTGGATTTCGCACATGACCGGAGGCCCGGCGACGAACCGGACCCACCCGGTGTGCAGCGTCGCAAAGAGGCCGCCGCCGACCATCGCGCGGCGGTTCGCGAGCTCCTCCGCGGAGTGCACAGCGATCAGCCGGGCGAATTCGTCATCGTCGATCCGGACGCGAGCGCATCCGAGCGCGTGGCGGCGACGCTGCGAGCGTGCGACGCCGGTGCCAGGTGGATCTGGAATGCCGCGCTGCCCACCGACGTCGAACACGGCCGACGAGGCCACGCCGAGCTGCTCGTGCGGGTCGGCGAGGGGTATGTGCCGGTCATCGTCGTCAACCATCGGGTGAGTCAGCCGGTCAAGACGGGCCTCGAGGCCGATGGGCGCCCACCCTCACTCGTGACCAGCCCCTTCTGGGCGTGGGCCCCGACACCGGACCCTTATCGCACCGGCCGTCCGAACCGCCGCGACAATCTGCGACTGGCCCATCTCACGGCGATGCTCGTCGAGATCGGCCGGGCGTCGTCCTCGGACGTCGCGGATCTGCGCGGCGGGGTGATCGGCGTCGACGCCGATTGCATCGTCGTGCACGACACCGGCGCGATGCTCGACGACTACTCGCAGGTCCTCGACCGTCGGATCGCGATCGCCGAGCAGAAAGTGCCGACCGAGCCGCGACGCATCGCCGAATGCCGGTCGTGTCCGTGGTGGGTCAAGTGCGGGCCGGAACTCGAAGCCCGGCGCGACGTGAGTCTGGTGGCGACCGGCAACCAGGGCGCGGCGCTGATCGACGCCGGGATCACGACGATCGATCAGCTCGCCGAGCAGCGCGGCGCACCACCCGAGGGCTGGCCGGGCGGGGTGCGCTTCGGCGACGCCGTGATCGGCGCGATCGCCTGGCTCACCGGGACCGAACTGGTTCGGCGTCTCGACACCCCGCGGGTCCGCCGTGCCGACATCGAGGTCGACGTCGACATGGAGAGCTACGGCGAGCACGGGGCCTACCTGTGGGGCACGTTGCGCACCGACACCACCGACCCGTCCGCCCCGGTCGAGTACCGGCCGTTCGTCACGTGGGATCCGCTGCCCACCCGGGATGAGGCACGCTCGTTCGCCGAGTTCTGGACGTGGTTGAACGCCGAACGAGCCGCGGCGCGCGAAGCGGGGAAGACCTTCGCGGCCTACTGCTATTCCCAGCAGGCAGAGAACCGGTGGTTGCTCGGTTCGGCCGACCGGTTCGCCGGCGAACCGGGTATTCCGTCGCGCGCCGAGGTCGAGGCCTTCATCGCGTCGCCGGAGTGGGTCGACATCTACGAGGCGGTCGGGGAGAACTTCATCTGCCCCCGGGGCAAGGGGCTCAAGCGGGTGGCGCCGGTCGCGGGATTCAACTGGCGCGACGACGACGCGAGCGGCGAGGCGTCGATGGAGTGGTACCGCGATGCCGTGGCCCTCGGCGGGGGAAGACCCGACGAGGGGCAGCGCCGTCGCCTGCTCGAGTACAACGAGGACGACGTCCGGGCGACAAAAGTGTTGCGGGAGTGGATTTCTGACGGCGCCGCCACGCAGATACCACATGAGAGGGATCTGCTCGCGGAGTGA
- a CDS encoding XRE family transcriptional regulator: MTSGGAEKLMGETGRTDSDRSRTTEADALDPGLFARRLEELFRTVPGPNGRAYSAKAIAARSTERGFRLGESYLSQLRSGKAKSPSFRTVEGIAAAFGVDVHYFLEDRAAQRTRDEIDLMRLQADTNVQLAAFRLAGLSSDSVTVVNELIKVLREQQGLPKDPPDVIAAGLGESKPSADSRLRVVGDTGED, translated from the coding sequence ATGACTTCAGGAGGGGCGGAGAAGCTGATGGGGGAGACCGGACGCACCGACTCCGATCGTTCGAGAACGACGGAAGCCGATGCACTCGATCCGGGGCTGTTTGCCCGGCGACTCGAGGAACTGTTCCGGACCGTTCCAGGTCCGAACGGAAGGGCGTACAGCGCCAAGGCGATCGCGGCGCGATCGACGGAACGGGGGTTCCGGCTGGGTGAGTCGTACCTGAGCCAGTTGCGGTCGGGGAAGGCCAAGTCCCCGTCGTTCCGCACCGTGGAGGGCATAGCGGCCGCTTTCGGGGTCGACGTGCACTACTTTCTCGAGGACCGGGCTGCCCAGCGCACCCGCGACGAGATCGATCTGATGCGGCTGCAGGCAGATACCAACGTCCAGCTGGCGGCATTCCGCCTGGCCGGTCTCTCGAGCGATTCGGTCACGGTGGTCAACGAGTTGATCAAGGTGCTGCGCGAGCAGCAGGGCCTGCCGAAGGATCCGCCGGACGTCATCGCGGCCGGTCTCGGTGAGAGCAAGCCGTCCGCCGACTCGCGACTGCGCGTGGTCGGAGACACCGGCGAGGACTGA
- a CDS encoding SDR family NAD(P)-dependent oxidoreductase, whose amino-acid sequence MDVSGASVLVTGGASGLGAATARRFAAAGAQVFGLDLQASIDKAAPVEGVTLIAADVTDEAQVQAAIDTIAESGAPLRVAVNCAGVGWAARILGRNGPHELDLFRKVIDINLVGTFNVMRLAANRMQEESTIDGDGQRGVIINTASVAAFEGQIGQIAYAASKGGVHAMTISAARDLARIGVRVCTIAPGTISTPMLAGVTPEFQQTLAEAIPFPQRLGEPDEYAQLAEFIVEHNYLNGETIRMDGAIRMSPR is encoded by the coding sequence ATGGACGTTTCAGGCGCATCCGTTCTGGTCACCGGCGGGGCATCCGGCCTCGGAGCGGCCACCGCCCGCCGCTTCGCCGCGGCCGGCGCACAGGTCTTCGGTCTCGACCTCCAGGCCTCGATCGACAAGGCCGCTCCGGTCGAGGGCGTCACCCTCATCGCCGCAGACGTCACCGACGAGGCGCAGGTCCAGGCCGCCATCGATACGATCGCCGAATCCGGCGCGCCTCTGCGAGTGGCAGTCAACTGCGCCGGCGTCGGGTGGGCCGCACGCATCCTCGGCAGGAACGGGCCCCACGAGCTCGACCTGTTCCGCAAGGTCATCGACATCAACCTGGTCGGCACCTTCAACGTCATGCGGCTGGCCGCCAACCGCATGCAGGAGGAGTCGACGATCGACGGAGACGGCCAGCGCGGCGTCATCATCAACACCGCGTCGGTCGCAGCCTTCGAGGGCCAGATCGGGCAGATCGCATACGCGGCGTCGAAGGGTGGTGTGCATGCGATGACCATCTCCGCGGCACGCGACCTCGCCCGTATCGGCGTTCGTGTCTGCACCATCGCGCCCGGCACCATCAGCACCCCGATGCTGGCCGGCGTCACCCCGGAATTCCAGCAGACCCTGGCCGAGGCCATCCCGTTCCCGCAGCGCCTCGGCGAGCCCGACGAGTACGCCCAGCTCGCGGAGTTCATCGTCGAGCACAACTACCTCAACGGCGAGACCATCCGCATGGACGGCGCGATCCGGATGTCACCGCGCTGA
- a CDS encoding TMEM165/GDT1 family protein, whose translation MTSALLLSFGVIFVAELGDKSQLMAMTYALRYRWWVVVLAITVATTAVHAVSVFFGHFLGLSIPTSLLSILAGLAMLAFGLWTLRGDRLDDEEAGRAGRVGASVFLAVMSAFFLAELGDKTMLATITMATDHDWLGVWIGSTIGMVAADALAIGIGVLLGRHLPERAIKIGAAVLFFVFAAWLTIGGLIGASTSVVVGTVLAAIVIIGLGVVLIRREHRLHPDTADPDTDTDTGARALVR comes from the coding sequence GTGACTTCAGCCCTGCTCCTGAGCTTCGGCGTGATCTTCGTCGCCGAACTCGGTGACAAGTCGCAGCTGATGGCGATGACCTACGCCCTGCGCTACCGCTGGTGGGTCGTCGTTCTCGCGATCACCGTGGCCACCACCGCAGTGCATGCGGTGTCGGTGTTCTTCGGCCATTTCCTCGGGTTGTCCATCCCGACCTCACTGCTGTCGATCCTCGCGGGTCTGGCGATGCTGGCCTTCGGGCTGTGGACCCTGCGCGGGGACCGGCTCGACGACGAAGAGGCCGGGCGCGCGGGGCGGGTCGGCGCATCGGTGTTCCTGGCGGTCATGTCGGCGTTCTTCCTCGCCGAACTCGGCGACAAGACGATGCTGGCGACCATCACGATGGCAACCGACCACGACTGGCTCGGCGTCTGGATCGGCTCCACCATCGGCATGGTCGCGGCCGACGCCCTGGCCATCGGCATCGGCGTCCTACTAGGCAGGCACCTCCCCGAACGCGCCATCAAGATCGGCGCGGCGGTGCTGTTCTTCGTCTTCGCCGCGTGGCTGACGATCGGCGGACTGATCGGCGCGTCGACTTCCGTGGTCGTGGGCACCGTCCTCGCGGCGATCGTGATCATCGGTCTCGGCGTCGTCCTCATCCGGCGCGAACACCGACTCCACCCGGATACCGCCGACCCAGACACCGACACAGACACCGGCGCCCGAGCGCTCGTTCGGTAA